A section of the Pseudomonas fluorescens genome encodes:
- a CDS encoding RNA polymerase sigma factor: MAVPDDPPSDESLLARYRTGDAGAFETLYARHRQGLYRFLVGLCNKAELAEEIYQDTWLSLIRSTTQPQGRASFRTWLFQIARNRLIDHWRKHGIHNPLHDSYDEQVHAQPDDSAGPERQLSLSRDQGRLDAALQDLPEDQREVFMLRLHGDLELPQIAALTGSPLETVKSRLRYAQQKLRRLLAEEVPV; this comes from the coding sequence ATGGCCGTACCAGACGATCCACCCAGCGACGAATCGCTGCTGGCCCGCTACCGCACTGGCGACGCTGGTGCGTTCGAGACCTTGTACGCCCGGCACCGCCAGGGCCTCTACCGGTTTCTCGTGGGCCTTTGCAACAAAGCCGAACTGGCCGAGGAGATCTACCAGGACACCTGGCTCAGCCTGATCCGCAGCACCACCCAGCCACAGGGTCGGGCGAGTTTTCGTACCTGGTTGTTCCAGATTGCCCGCAACCGCCTGATCGATCATTGGCGCAAGCACGGCATCCACAACCCGCTGCACGACAGCTACGACGAACAGGTGCACGCCCAACCCGACGACAGTGCCGGCCCCGAACGGCAACTGAGCCTGAGCCGCGACCAGGGCCGTCTCGATGCCGCTTTGCAAGACCTGCCCGAAGACCAGCGCGAAGTGTTTATGCTGCGCCTGCACGGTGACCTGGAACTGCCGCAAATCGCCGCCCTCACCGGCAGCCCACTGGAAACGGTAAAAAGCCGCTTGCGTTACGCCCAGCAGAAACTGCGTCGGCTGCTGGCCGAGGAGGTACCCGTATGA
- a CDS encoding retron St85 family effector protein, whose protein sequence is MDPRQRILADVDLEQSKVHFSKNPIVLLCGGFVPEKEHADAEDPPIRSLRDAVKRKALQMAASPHIFRPEEIKSWHEDGVFRNLMDFEADLGSVCSLVVIAVESEGAIAELGAFSQLPDFNKKLIVFVPEEYAGASSFINLGILRHIKEKHGTGVKVYPWSPRFPGDISEDIVADVLEDIASEILALQKTQSFNVNNNIHLIVLIYELLKLFVALKEKELIDSIKALGREVHRDDLRRKLFLLQEFRLVRKIEYSDSTFYACDDDTFHSLRLVLKSGIAVDALRLRVECVDYYKVTGAERNRNRAIDRAKLGGQK, encoded by the coding sequence ATGGACCCGCGACAAAGAATTCTTGCAGACGTCGATCTTGAGCAAAGCAAGGTTCATTTCTCAAAAAATCCTATCGTGTTGCTTTGCGGAGGATTCGTTCCAGAAAAGGAACATGCGGACGCCGAAGACCCACCAATTAGGTCCCTTCGCGACGCGGTGAAGCGCAAAGCACTTCAGATGGCCGCGTCACCTCATATATTCCGTCCAGAAGAAATCAAGTCTTGGCATGAAGACGGCGTGTTTAGAAACCTGATGGACTTCGAGGCGGATCTCGGAAGTGTTTGCTCCTTGGTGGTAATTGCCGTTGAAAGTGAAGGTGCGATTGCAGAGTTGGGTGCATTTTCTCAGCTGCCAGACTTTAATAAAAAACTGATTGTTTTTGTTCCTGAAGAGTATGCGGGTGCCAGTTCATTTATTAATCTAGGTATTCTTCGCCATATTAAAGAGAAACATGGGACAGGGGTGAAAGTGTATCCTTGGAGTCCAAGGTTTCCAGGTGATATATCTGAAGATATTGTAGCCGATGTCCTTGAGGATATTGCCAGTGAGATACTGGCACTTCAAAAAACCCAATCCTTTAACGTAAATAACAATATTCATCTTATTGTTTTGATTTACGAGCTGCTCAAGTTATTCGTCGCTTTGAAAGAGAAAGAGCTGATTGATTCAATCAAAGCTTTAGGTCGGGAAGTGCACAGGGATGACTTGAGACGAAAGCTTTTTCTTCTCCAAGAATTTAGGCTTGTAAGAAAAATAGAATATAGCGATTCAACATTTTATGCCTGTGATGATGATACTTTTCACAGCCTTCGCCTTGTTTTGAAGTCAGGTATAGCCGTTGACGCTCTGCGTTTGCGTGTTGAGTGTGTGGATTACTACAAGGTCACTGGAGCTGAACGTAACCGCAATAGGGCAATAGATCGTGCGAAGCTGGGAGGCCAAAAATGA
- a CDS encoding retron St85 family RNA-directed DNA polymerase, whose amino-acid sequence MSLYDFRKHMSEMLSLSEHDVARLIVRAPYAYKRYFIPKKSGGVRPIAQPAKETKVIQGLLVEDWFSQLPVHECAAAYRQGSSIKANAERHKQNSYIAKFDFSSFFGSITESDLVKHLSYVLSGKLSVQSIKDIARVSCVRDRITTRLALSIGAPSSPVLSNSIMYYFDLAVNSWCLERNIVYSRYADDLTFSTNDKGATSEIERFILETLESIPYPRLQLNNEKTVYASKKKQRRITGLIISNDNQVSLGRDKKRLISAMIHRYTHHELDEKSILHLQGLMGFAQDVEPLFVAKMRGKYTGRLISDLLRQRGKKI is encoded by the coding sequence ATGAGCCTATATGACTTTCGAAAACATATGTCAGAGATGTTGTCTTTGTCTGAACATGATGTGGCTCGACTGATTGTTAGGGCGCCTTATGCTTACAAAAGATACTTCATTCCAAAAAAATCTGGTGGAGTGAGGCCCATCGCACAGCCCGCAAAAGAAACTAAAGTAATACAAGGTTTGCTAGTTGAAGACTGGTTCTCTCAGCTCCCTGTTCATGAATGTGCGGCCGCCTATAGGCAGGGCTCAAGCATTAAAGCAAATGCCGAGCGGCACAAGCAGAATAGTTATATTGCCAAGTTCGACTTCTCCAGCTTTTTTGGATCTATAACCGAGTCCGACCTAGTTAAGCACCTTTCCTACGTGCTCAGCGGAAAATTATCAGTGCAAAGTATCAAAGATATTGCAAGGGTAAGCTGTGTTAGAGATCGAATTACAACTCGACTTGCTCTCAGTATTGGAGCACCTAGCTCTCCAGTTCTGTCGAATTCAATTATGTATTATTTTGATCTAGCAGTGAATTCCTGGTGCCTAGAGCGGAATATAGTGTACTCGCGTTATGCGGATGACCTTACGTTTTCCACAAATGATAAGGGGGCAACATCTGAAATTGAGAGATTTATCTTGGAGACGCTTGAAAGTATCCCTTATCCACGACTTCAATTAAATAATGAAAAAACAGTCTATGCCTCAAAGAAAAAGCAGCGTCGTATTACTGGGCTAATTATATCCAATGACAATCAGGTTTCTTTAGGGCGCGACAAAAAAAGATTGATCAGCGCGATGATTCATCGTTATACCCATCATGAGTTAGATGAGAAATCAATCCTCCATCTTCAAGGGCTGATGGGCTTCGCACAAGATGTTGAACCGCTGTTTGTTGCAAAAATGAGAGGCAAATATACAGGCCGACTAATTTCAGATTTGCTCAGGCAGAGAGGAAAAAAAATTTAA
- a CDS encoding McrC family protein: MITLITVREYARLTIDAVEPTLDRAQISASAFDWLCKQSESFSKAGAALVQVEGRHWLRLDSYVGVLETPCGTRLEILPKHFECGDCEVQSRALLRRMIQRSLNLKSRKVGPTALELYHAPLSEWVIGQFLAAFDHLIKRGMRFDYQRIEEEQRYLRGQLNVVAQMRQPPARQQFFQVRHDIFVADRAENRLLKLALERVCKATQEPTNWRLAHELRSLLHEVPASSLVREDFRAWGTDRLMAHYQPIKPWCELILNQQMPIAVAGEWQGISLLFPMEKLFERYFEAWLRRSLPPEAKLTSQASSEYLCEHNHGRMFRLEPDLLVRQGSQCWVLDTKWKRLNAADRDKKYGLSQSDFYQLFAYGQKYLQGHGELVLIYPRREAFQRALPPFDFGGGLRLWVLPFDLETERLLDADLLSLVIAQALSRV; this comes from the coding sequence TTGATTACGCTAATAACTGTACGTGAGTACGCGAGACTGACGATTGATGCTGTGGAGCCAACGCTAGATCGTGCTCAGATTTCAGCGAGTGCGTTTGACTGGTTATGTAAGCAAAGTGAGTCTTTTAGTAAGGCTGGCGCGGCATTGGTGCAAGTGGAAGGGCGCCACTGGTTAAGGCTCGATAGCTATGTGGGCGTGCTGGAAACACCCTGCGGCACGCGCTTGGAGATCCTGCCTAAGCACTTTGAATGCGGTGATTGTGAAGTACAAAGCCGGGCGTTGTTACGGCGTATGATCCAGCGTTCGCTTAACTTAAAGTCACGGAAAGTCGGTCCTACGGCCCTTGAGTTGTACCACGCTCCTTTGTCCGAATGGGTGATTGGGCAGTTTCTAGCCGCGTTTGATCATCTGATTAAGCGTGGTATGCGTTTTGATTATCAGCGCATAGAGGAAGAACAGCGTTATCTGCGAGGCCAACTAAACGTGGTGGCGCAGATGCGTCAGCCACCGGCACGGCAGCAATTCTTCCAGGTACGTCATGACATTTTCGTAGCCGATCGAGCGGAGAATCGCTTGCTAAAGTTGGCCCTAGAGCGCGTTTGTAAAGCCACCCAAGAGCCAACTAACTGGAGGCTGGCCCATGAGTTGCGCAGTTTGCTGCATGAGGTACCGGCCAGCAGTTTGGTGCGTGAAGATTTTCGTGCTTGGGGTACTGATCGGTTGATGGCCCATTACCAGCCGATTAAGCCTTGGTGCGAGTTAATTCTTAACCAGCAGATGCCGATTGCGGTAGCGGGAGAGTGGCAGGGTATTAGTTTGCTGTTCCCGATGGAGAAGCTTTTTGAACGCTACTTCGAAGCCTGGTTACGCCGCTCATTGCCACCGGAGGCTAAGCTCACCTCTCAAGCCTCTAGTGAGTATCTGTGTGAGCACAACCATGGACGCATGTTCCGCCTAGAGCCGGACTTACTCGTGCGCCAGGGCAGTCAATGTTGGGTGCTAGACACTAAGTGGAAACGTTTAAATGCCGCTGATCGCGACAAAAAGTATGGCTTGAGCCAAAGCGACTTTTATCAGTTGTTTGCCTATGGTCAGAAGTATCTACAAGGGCATGGCGAGTTAGTGCTGATCTACCCGCGCCGCGAGGCTTTCCAGCGAGCACTGCCGCCTTTTGATTTCGGAGGTGGCTTGCGGTTGTGGGTGCTGCCTTTCGACTTGGAAACTGAACGGTTGCTTGATGCTGATTTGCTGAGCCTTGTCATAGCCCAAGCTTTGAGCCGCGTATGA
- a CDS encoding vWA domain-containing protein has translation MSHPLLLLRPAAQGFAVTLLVALAGCGLSSRDEAKAPQAAAVPELQSAPIQAQGAMLKRMAMPAPMAMHDAVAMQYRAEPREQYQSLPDNPVHSVAQTPVSTFSVDVDTGSYANVRRFLNQGQLPPEGAVRLEEMVNYFPYDYALPTDGSPFGVTTEVAPTPWNPNTRLLRIGIKASERGVAELAPANLVFLVDVSGSMDRREGLPLVKSTLKLLVDQLRDQDRVSLVVYAGESRVVLKPTSGRDKAKIRNAIDQLTAGGSTAGASGIELAYQMAREGFIDKGINRILLATDGDFNVGISDFDSLKQMAVDQRKSGVSLTTLGFGVDNYNEHLMEQLADAGDGNYAYIDNLREARKVLVEQLSSTLAVVARDVKLQVEFNPAHVSEYRLLGYENRALKREDFSNDKVDAGEIGAGHTVTALYEIVPKGAKGWLEPLRYAPAPVAEGNAAELAMLRVRYKPAAGGSSRLIEHPINHAQHAASDDLRFAAAVAAFAQQLKGDGRYTGSMSLKDTATLARSARGDDPYGLRNEFVQLVELAQSLKH, from the coding sequence ATGTCCCATCCTCTTCTCCTCCTGCGCCCCGCTGCCCAGGGCTTTGCCGTGACCTTGCTGGTGGCGCTTGCCGGGTGTGGGCTGTCGTCCCGCGACGAGGCCAAGGCGCCCCAAGCGGCCGCTGTCCCCGAACTGCAAAGCGCGCCCATTCAGGCTCAGGGGGCCATGCTCAAAAGAATGGCGATGCCCGCGCCGATGGCCATGCATGACGCTGTGGCCATGCAATACCGCGCCGAGCCGCGTGAGCAGTATCAGAGCCTGCCGGACAACCCGGTGCACAGCGTTGCGCAAACCCCGGTCTCGACCTTCAGCGTCGATGTCGACACGGGCAGCTACGCCAACGTCAGACGTTTCCTCAACCAAGGCCAACTGCCGCCTGAAGGCGCCGTGCGACTTGAGGAAATGGTCAATTACTTCCCCTACGACTACGCGCTGCCGACCGATGGCTCGCCGTTCGGTGTGACCACCGAAGTCGCCCCGACCCCCTGGAACCCCAACACGCGCCTGCTGCGCATTGGCATCAAGGCGTCCGAGCGTGGGGTGGCTGAACTGGCGCCGGCCAACCTGGTGTTCCTGGTGGACGTTTCCGGCTCCATGGACCGTCGCGAAGGCCTGCCGCTGGTCAAAAGCACCCTCAAGTTGCTGGTGGACCAATTGCGCGATCAAGACCGCGTGTCCCTGGTGGTGTATGCCGGCGAATCGCGGGTAGTGCTCAAGCCCACGTCCGGGCGCGACAAGGCAAAAATCCGCAACGCCATCGACCAACTGACCGCCGGCGGCTCCACGGCGGGCGCATCGGGCATCGAACTGGCCTATCAGATGGCCCGCGAAGGGTTTATCGACAAGGGCATCAACCGCATCCTGCTGGCTACCGACGGTGACTTCAACGTCGGCATCAGCGACTTCGACAGCCTCAAGCAGATGGCTGTGGACCAGCGCAAAAGTGGGGTATCCCTGACCACCCTGGGGTTTGGCGTGGACAACTACAACGAACACCTGATGGAGCAACTGGCCGACGCGGGCGATGGCAACTACGCCTACATCGACAACCTGCGCGAAGCGCGCAAGGTGCTGGTGGAACAACTCAGTTCGACCCTGGCCGTGGTGGCGCGGGATGTGAAGCTGCAGGTGGAGTTCAACCCGGCTCACGTCAGCGAATATCGCCTGCTGGGCTACGAAAACCGTGCCTTGAAGCGTGAGGATTTCAGCAACGACAAGGTGGACGCCGGCGAGATCGGTGCCGGACATACGGTGACAGCGCTGTATGAAATCGTACCGAAGGGCGCCAAAGGCTGGCTGGAACCGTTGCGCTATGCTCCGGCACCTGTGGCCGAAGGCAACGCCGCAGAGCTGGCGATGTTGCGGGTACGCTACAAGCCGGCGGCGGGAGGCAGCAGTCGCCTGATCGAACACCCGATCAACCACGCGCAACACGCCGCCAGCGACGACCTGCGCTTCGCCGCGGCCGTGGCCGCCTTCGCCCAACAGCTCAAAGGCGATGGCCGCTACACTGGCAGCATGAGCCTGAAGGACACCGCCACCCTGGCCCGCTCGGCCCGTGGCGATGATCCCTACGGCTTGCGCAATGAATTCGTACAACTGGTGGAACTGGCCCAAAGCCTCAAACACTGA
- a CDS encoding DEAD/DEAH box helicase, giving the protein MFDNDTVELINSAPKLDGLDLAELPKQLTEAYASIVSARVCLREGADQAGLPDEVIEIVKRMTRLAFSHEAIVSASEDMENRAAAAFVAGSAHHVILLAQELLSRDIKFSTLSAFSVSPEVSATLLFLIAEASSDAAETAKNIVVSAELSVEAALLKAIYHLANGSLLKILAMRVPGLGNFDSADSMGQAVESLYYMLLHGVRAMAASLLGTIDEFDLIDHDSKVIFDRVRELCVEKIDNLVGFENHPVHNIFPGPLHLASLLAMVADHLIPSGVINAKPPNGVETAKWFVMKQDIASIRPYLWRNHRQAISSGYLEIGVSSVISFPTGAGKSTLSELKIATALLRNVKVVFLAPTLSLVDQTTRALANTFPNADVQREILDELLFDLENDVLPAISVMTPERCLAMLSFDPDIFSNVGLLVFDECHLLHPRDTDHSRRSIDSMLCLLNFTSVAPNADLLLLSAMMKNSEEIADWVSELTKRPCLPMSLTWKPTRQVRGCVVYAGDEISKLKKRLRAVRSEVTNINAPTSLKRELLVQPFGFFCLNQTWHSASRKDYALMPVLNEAVQLSTGTAPAGGWYLTPNGNQVSATIAVSTARQKIKTLVFTQTITLANNASKRISDDLESSGCILTDEEVRLYETVVDEFGGKEHIYIEVTDEGRLISSSACHHGLLLTMERHLHESLFKRADGLNVLVATSTLAQGMNLPSEVVIISGDSRFDQEADAMQRLEAHELLNAAGRAGRAGDSSYGFVLVVPSKVVNFDNSTNQIHNHWMDLRSIFSQSDQCLIIDDPLTAILDQIHSEVLPLSGVASYFLSRLPVDYDEEQVGRDVLARATINRSFAAFRARKKGDQQWIASRIESAILSRNSNLDISQVLTWADRLAAASGISVGIIRELGEPLSKSVNHWATTDAWYQWLREWLKRRSALLPTLIRTETLEGFFGSSYKKLKDDNSRGKYAAEIIFPLLELWMSGHTLASIEASTGTQINKVGKCEFAREFVLRIIPELSYIFGLPNQIFRAITVDRGEDIESPVGLNCLALCVKEGLNSVEKVALREISKKRLARRELHRKYQRIEAYAGVLKEGESFGDVVNRITQALALVDL; this is encoded by the coding sequence ATGTTTGATAACGATACCGTAGAATTAATTAATAGTGCTCCAAAACTTGACGGCCTCGACCTTGCTGAGCTACCAAAACAGCTGACTGAAGCTTACGCATCGATAGTTTCTGCTCGTGTTTGCTTGCGTGAGGGAGCGGATCAGGCAGGATTGCCCGATGAGGTGATAGAAATAGTCAAGCGGATGACGCGCCTTGCTTTTTCTCACGAGGCTATAGTTTCCGCTTCAGAAGATATGGAAAACCGAGCTGCCGCAGCCTTCGTCGCTGGTTCGGCTCATCATGTAATACTGCTTGCTCAGGAGTTGTTATCAAGAGATATTAAATTTAGCACATTGAGTGCGTTTAGTGTCTCTCCTGAGGTTTCTGCAACTTTGCTGTTCCTAATCGCGGAAGCAAGTTCTGATGCTGCTGAAACGGCAAAAAATATTGTAGTAAGCGCTGAACTCTCTGTTGAAGCAGCTTTGCTTAAAGCAATCTATCATTTGGCAAATGGAAGTCTTCTAAAAATACTTGCTATGCGTGTGCCCGGACTAGGAAACTTTGATAGCGCTGACAGTATGGGGCAGGCCGTTGAGTCGCTGTATTACATGCTATTGCATGGGGTTCGTGCGATGGCGGCATCATTGCTCGGAACTATTGATGAATTTGATTTAATAGACCATGACTCGAAAGTAATTTTTGATCGAGTTAGAGAGCTATGCGTCGAAAAAATTGATAATTTAGTTGGCTTTGAAAATCACCCTGTACATAACATTTTTCCAGGGCCACTGCATTTAGCATCTCTTTTGGCGATGGTTGCGGATCACCTTATTCCATCTGGGGTTATAAATGCAAAACCACCAAATGGTGTCGAAACAGCTAAATGGTTTGTGATGAAACAAGACATAGCGTCAATCAGACCATATCTATGGAGGAATCATCGCCAGGCTATATCCTCAGGTTATTTGGAAATAGGAGTTTCATCTGTAATAAGCTTTCCAACCGGTGCAGGAAAATCTACACTTTCCGAGTTGAAAATTGCTACCGCTCTGCTGCGTAATGTGAAAGTAGTTTTTTTGGCGCCGACACTTTCACTGGTGGACCAAACAACTAGGGCTCTAGCTAATACTTTTCCAAACGCAGACGTTCAGCGAGAAATCCTGGATGAATTGTTATTTGATTTGGAAAATGACGTACTTCCTGCTATTTCTGTTATGACACCCGAAAGATGTTTGGCAATGTTGAGCTTTGATCCGGACATATTCTCAAATGTGGGGTTGTTGGTGTTCGACGAGTGTCATTTGTTGCACCCAAGGGACACGGATCACAGCCGACGTTCGATAGATTCTATGCTTTGCCTTCTTAATTTTACATCGGTCGCTCCTAACGCTGATTTGCTTTTATTGTCGGCAATGATGAAGAACTCTGAGGAGATTGCAGATTGGGTTTCAGAGCTAACTAAAAGACCTTGTCTGCCCATGTCATTAACATGGAAGCCTACCCGTCAAGTAAGAGGGTGTGTGGTTTATGCTGGCGATGAAATATCCAAACTAAAAAAGCGACTCAGAGCCGTGCGGTCTGAGGTAACGAACATAAATGCGCCTACCTCGTTGAAGCGAGAGCTGCTTGTACAGCCATTCGGCTTTTTTTGCTTGAATCAAACTTGGCATTCAGCAAGTCGTAAAGATTATGCATTAATGCCCGTTCTCAACGAAGCTGTTCAACTATCAACAGGTACCGCTCCAGCAGGCGGCTGGTATTTAACGCCTAATGGCAATCAGGTATCGGCTACGATTGCAGTCTCAACAGCCCGGCAAAAAATAAAGACTTTAGTTTTTACACAAACTATAACGCTCGCAAATAACGCGTCGAAAAGAATTTCAGATGATCTTGAGTCGTCTGGATGTATTTTGACTGATGAGGAAGTACGCCTTTACGAGACAGTAGTCGATGAATTCGGAGGAAAGGAGCATATCTATATCGAAGTGACAGATGAAGGCAGGCTGATATCCTCTAGTGCTTGCCATCACGGACTTTTGCTTACTATGGAGCGACATTTGCATGAATCGCTTTTTAAGCGAGCAGATGGGTTGAATGTTTTAGTGGCGACATCAACTCTTGCCCAGGGAATGAACCTTCCAAGTGAAGTGGTCATTATTAGTGGCGATAGTAGATTTGATCAAGAAGCCGATGCGATGCAACGCTTGGAGGCTCATGAGCTTCTAAATGCAGCGGGACGGGCAGGCAGAGCGGGCGACAGTTCCTACGGCTTTGTATTGGTAGTACCGAGTAAAGTCGTTAATTTTGATAATAGCACCAACCAAATTCATAATCACTGGATGGATTTAAGGTCGATATTTTCTCAAAGTGATCAATGCTTAATTATTGATGATCCTCTCACTGCAATTCTCGACCAAATACATAGTGAGGTGTTACCTCTCTCTGGTGTGGCAAGCTATTTTTTGAGCAGGTTACCGGTCGATTATGACGAAGAGCAAGTGGGGCGAGATGTATTAGCTCGCGCGACTATTAATCGGTCTTTCGCGGCCTTCAGGGCTAGAAAAAAAGGAGATCAACAGTGGATAGCATCAAGGATAGAATCTGCAATATTGTCTAGAAATTCAAATTTAGATATCTCTCAAGTGCTCACTTGGGCGGATCGTTTGGCAGCAGCATCAGGTATATCGGTAGGGATAATCCGAGAGCTTGGTGAACCACTTTCTAAAAGTGTCAATCATTGGGCGACTACGGATGCTTGGTATCAATGGCTTCGCGAATGGTTAAAGCGTCGATCCGCTTTGCTTCCAACTCTTATTAGGACGGAGACGTTAGAAGGCTTTTTCGGCAGCAGTTATAAAAAGCTCAAAGATGACAATTCAAGAGGGAAATACGCTGCTGAAATAATATTCCCATTGCTGGAACTCTGGATGTCAGGTCATACACTAGCTAGCATTGAGGCCTCGACTGGCACTCAAATTAATAAAGTGGGGAAATGTGAGTTTGCCAGGGAGTTTGTTTTGAGGATAATCCCTGAGCTTTCTTATATATTCGGTCTTCCCAATCAGATTTTTAGGGCAATTACCGTTGATAGAGGAGAAGATATTGAATCACCTGTCGGCCTTAACTGTTTGGCCTTGTGCGTTAAGGAGGGTTTGAACAGTGTTGAGAAAGTTGCTCTGCGTGAAATAAGTAAGAAGCGCTTAGCTCGAAGGGAGTTGCACCGTAAGTATCAGCGCATCGAAGCCTACGCAGGCGTGCTTAAAGAGGGTGAAAGCTTTGGCGACGTAGTAAACCGTATAACTCAAGCCTTGGCTTTAGTAGATCTTTAA
- a CDS encoding DUF5677 domain-containing protein produces the protein MSRPSADIDGLIESLSNQTALLIASSQMEASGSADPRDTFVRQQLKRAADLVSGAAALGAARNAACLGILSRSLLEQLITVSWSIRSVENAESQIGAGPVEMAKALRINLKAGTAKIRDHHTGEDVTADYLANEQAKQSRKRRSVEEQAREAGILDLYTVFYRLLSLETHGHNETPSEKSESDKLCVIHLQGIGGISRAIGQACVWWLMHRHWPDNESLRDVLGLNSKA, from the coding sequence ATGAGCAGACCCTCAGCAGATATCGATGGACTGATTGAGTCGTTGAGTAACCAAACGGCCCTCCTTATCGCCTCATCCCAGATGGAGGCCTCTGGATCGGCTGATCCGCGTGATACCTTTGTTCGTCAGCAGTTGAAGCGTGCGGCAGATCTGGTGAGTGGAGCAGCGGCGTTAGGCGCTGCTCGAAATGCCGCCTGCTTGGGGATCTTGAGCCGTAGCTTGCTTGAACAACTGATCACGGTTTCCTGGAGCATTAGATCAGTCGAAAATGCGGAATCTCAGATCGGTGCAGGTCCAGTGGAAATGGCGAAAGCCCTCAGGATCAACTTGAAAGCAGGCACCGCGAAGATCCGAGACCACCATACGGGAGAAGACGTTACAGCTGACTACTTGGCCAATGAGCAGGCAAAGCAGAGCCGCAAACGCAGAAGCGTCGAGGAGCAAGCAAGGGAAGCAGGCATCCTAGACTTGTATACGGTGTTTTACCGATTGTTATCGCTTGAAACGCACGGCCACAATGAGACCCCGTCAGAGAAATCCGAAAGTGACAAGCTGTGCGTCATCCACCTTCAAGGCATAGGGGGCATTAGTCGGGCCATTGGCCAAGCGTGCGTTTGGTGGTTAATGCATCGGCACTGGCCGGATAACGAGTCCTTACGAGATGTGTTGGGCCTAAATTCAAAGGCTTAA